A region of Channa argus isolate prfri chromosome 8, Channa argus male v1.0, whole genome shotgun sequence DNA encodes the following proteins:
- the foxq2 gene encoding forkhead box Q2, whose amino-acid sequence MTQTPVMSLRYLNSEMTMEDRSGRTGGRERLGLSFTIDYLLFNKGVRGSKEEETGSRIAEQTANSKLNHQNPEPEEVGVRFEIQERQLQRSEVDNEEKKVNVEEGNEEQQEEGEEEVTTTMSTSSSPEKSADKPNQSYIALISKAILASEQKKLLLCDIYQWIMDNYPYFKSQDKNWRNSVRHNLSLNDCFIKAGRSDNGKGHFWAIHPSNYQDFSNGDYHCRRARRRVRRVGGQLSLSSLSSPYNPSLTRPHRTTCWCCPQSPALPLSCLAPRLYWPWSSVRPQVELHPRLHTSVP is encoded by the exons ATGACTCAAACGCCTGTAATGAGTCTGAGATATCTTAATTCAGAGATGACAATGGAGGACAGGAGCGGCCGCACCGGCGGCAGAGAAAGGCTGGGACTGAGCTTTACTATTGACTACCTTCTGTTCAATAAAGGAGTCAGGGGttctaaagaagaagaaacaggaagtcGAATAGCAGAGCAGACAGCGAACAGTAAGCTAAATCATCAGAATCCTGAACCCGAAGAGGTGGGGGTTCGCTTTGAGATACAGGAGAGACAGCTACAGAGGTCAGAGGTAGACAACGAAGAAAAGAAAGTTAACGTAGAGGAGGGGAATGAAGAGCAacaagaggagggggaggaggaggtgaccACCACCATGTCCACAAGCAGCAGTCCAGAGAAATCTGCGGACAAACCTAACCAGTCGTACATCGCGCTCATCTCCAAGGCAATCCTGGCGTCCGAGCAGAAGAAACTACTGCTATGCGACATTTACCAGTGGATCATGGACAATTATCCATACTTCAAGAGTCAG GATAAAAACTGGAGGAACAGTGTACGTCACAACTTGTCCCTCAATGACTGCTTCATCAAAGCAGGCCGCAGTGACAATGGTAAAGGCCACTTCTGGGCAATTCACCCATCAAACTATCAGGACTTTTCTAATGGAGACTACCACTGCAGGAGGGCACGGCGGCGGGTACGCAGGGTGGGAGGACAGCTGTCCCTGTCCTCCCTGAGCTCGCCTTACAACCCTTCCCTCACCCGCCCCCACAGAACAACCTGTTGGTGTTGTCCCCAGTCCCCAGCACTCCCTCTTTCCTGCTTGGCACCGAGACTCTACTGGCCATGGTCCAGTGTGCGCCCACAAGTAGAGCTCCACCCGAGGCTTCATACCTCTGTACCCTAA